In bacterium, the following proteins share a genomic window:
- a CDS encoding glycosyltransferase family 39 protein, with the protein MTWSIEPLRRGLNSRKAFPLLLGFGLSVRLLLLACTWRDPLFDDAAAYYTQALKITDSGTSLYLPPGLPAYLRLWMYLPVDGQVACRLSMLPVYLIFSLALFAYVRGRSGIQAANLAVLFFVFSPAFVFQSQFPLTQLPTATLCLMALLLLEKSVKPGGWTAAVTLGLVLGAAVLLRPSILILVPLLAALVWVRAGARRATKALLVAFAASVPLLAWEHHVWRRSGEAVFINSANSMNLFVGNNQYTPLYRTWWFGSHSRGSRDVPAEFSSLLEYGRSLGPADQERFFFSQALSHIASHPWLFAFRTFNRMRCFLAFDSFSGAQAMKHYRLPPWSVALVLGLDALCYCSIMLAALGYIVIFGNWMPALGWLWSLGCVALFYAAPYYTPRTISRLCRWPRFRHRCWCHAGYPVAGWRSNHRVKGGKRLEPYFAERFSSSSWNVSG; encoded by the coding sequence ATGACCTGGTCGATCGAACCGCTCCGGCGTGGGCTGAACTCACGCAAGGCTTTCCCGCTGCTGCTCGGGTTTGGACTGTCTGTCCGCCTGCTTCTTCTGGCATGCACCTGGCGCGACCCGCTGTTCGATGATGCGGCGGCGTACTATACCCAGGCGCTGAAGATCACGGACAGCGGGACCAGTTTGTATTTACCACCCGGTCTTCCCGCCTATCTGCGGCTCTGGATGTACCTGCCTGTGGACGGCCAGGTTGCCTGCCGGCTGTCGATGCTTCCGGTCTATCTCATTTTCAGCCTCGCGCTCTTCGCCTATGTCCGTGGCCGCTCCGGGATTCAGGCCGCCAACCTTGCGGTGCTGTTCTTCGTCTTTTCGCCGGCTTTCGTCTTCCAGTCCCAGTTCCCGTTGACACAGCTCCCGACAGCCACTCTGTGTTTGATGGCCCTGTTGCTGCTTGAAAAATCCGTGAAACCCGGGGGCTGGACCGCTGCCGTGACCTTGGGTCTGGTGCTGGGGGCAGCGGTCCTGCTGCGACCATCCATTTTGATTCTGGTCCCACTCCTGGCCGCGCTGGTCTGGGTGCGCGCCGGCGCCAGGCGTGCGACGAAAGCCCTGCTGGTCGCATTTGCCGCCTCCGTTCCGCTGCTGGCTTGGGAGCACCATGTCTGGCGGCGGAGCGGGGAGGCCGTGTTCATCAACAGCGCGAACTCGATGAACCTTTTTGTGGGCAACAACCAGTACACGCCGCTCTATCGCACCTGGTGGTTCGGCTCTCACAGTCGGGGCTCGCGGGACGTGCCGGCCGAATTCAGCTCTCTTCTCGAATACGGGCGCAGCCTCGGCCCGGCCGATCAGGAACGCTTCTTTTTCAGCCAGGCGCTTTCACACATAGCCTCGCATCCTTGGCTTTTCGCATTCCGGACTTTCAACCGTATGCGCTGCTTCCTGGCCTTCGACAGCTTTTCCGGAGCACAGGCCATGAAACATTACCGTCTCCCGCCCTGGAGCGTGGCGCTCGTGCTGGGGCTGGATGCCTTGTGCTACTGCTCGATAATGCTTGCCGCACTCGGATATATCGTTATATTTGGGAACTGGATGCCTGCCCTCGGCTGGCTGTGGAGCCTCGGATGCGTGGCTCTGTTTTATGCCGCGCCATACTACACCCCACGTACCATTTCCCGATTGTGCCGCTGGCCGCGGTTCCGGCATCGATGCTGGTGTCACGCTGGCTATCCGGTGGCAGGGTGGCGTTCGAATCACCGGGTAAAAGGCGGAAAGCGGTTGGAGCCGTACTTTGCGGAGCGTTTTTCATCATCCAGTTGGAATGTGTCTGGGTGA
- a CDS encoding SLBB domain-containing protein: MPCFSTLALLALCAALSLTGPVPLAAQLSRSDILDQNAAQQAMEQRKQMLQNKVSTVQPGERVPLDGMVDRSAYCLGPGDEMDVSIWAGDEYYTYPLVVSAEGRLLVPMVGPVEVGGLSLENAEKLLGVQCARFFTGARVQLSLTNPRLFRAYVVGAVNKPGTYYHSAFDRVSDLVRAAEGIKSGGSRRRLHLFDRDHKPLTSADLLAFVATGNPAFNPRLVDGCILEVPQVEDYVLLRGRFINLVGADSIKINDISKDEMSEHRVEINPGETLGDLLALVGQPDVEGVGGKVRVRIVSKSGAERQADLDEAMLQTPLETGSTIEFPTQQFFVYVTGNVTRSGRYLYQSGFTALDYLGQAGGPSMYGSTTKFKVRRSDGRTVEVSATDRLYPGDMLYIPEKVRWLDRTLAPLISLVGVLIAVAAR; encoded by the coding sequence ATGCCCTGTTTTTCAACCCTTGCCCTCCTCGCCCTTTGCGCAGCCCTCAGTCTGACCGGCCCGGTGCCGCTCGCCGCCCAGCTCAGCCGCTCCGACATTCTGGACCAGAACGCCGCGCAGCAGGCTATGGAGCAAAGAAAGCAAATGCTGCAGAACAAGGTCAGCACCGTGCAGCCGGGTGAACGGGTGCCGCTGGACGGCATGGTGGACCGCTCCGCATATTGCCTGGGCCCGGGCGATGAGATGGATGTCTCGATCTGGGCCGGTGATGAGTACTACACCTATCCGCTGGTCGTTTCGGCCGAGGGGCGTCTGCTGGTGCCGATGGTGGGGCCGGTCGAGGTGGGCGGGCTGAGCCTGGAGAACGCCGAGAAGCTTCTGGGAGTCCAGTGTGCACGTTTCTTCACCGGGGCGAGGGTGCAGCTTTCGCTGACCAACCCGCGCCTGTTCCGGGCCTACGTGGTCGGGGCGGTCAACAAGCCCGGCACCTACTACCACAGCGCGTTCGACCGGGTGAGCGACCTGGTGCGCGCCGCCGAGGGCATCAAGTCCGGCGGCTCCCGTCGCCGGCTGCACCTGTTCGACCGCGACCACAAACCCCTGACCAGCGCCGACCTGCTGGCTTTCGTGGCCACCGGCAACCCGGCTTTCAACCCGCGCCTGGTGGACGGCTGCATCCTGGAGGTGCCGCAGGTGGAGGACTACGTGCTGCTGCGCGGACGGTTCATCAACCTGGTGGGGGCCGATTCGATCAAGATCAACGACATCTCGAAGGACGAGATGAGCGAGCACCGGGTGGAGATCAACCCCGGCGAGACCCTGGGCGACCTTCTGGCCCTGGTCGGCCAGCCGGATGTGGAGGGCGTGGGCGGCAAGGTGCGGGTGCGAATCGTTTCCAAGAGCGGCGCCGAGCGCCAGGCCGACCTGGATGAGGCCATGCTGCAAACCCCCCTTGAGACCGGCTCGACCATCGAATTCCCGACACAGCAGTTTTTCGTCTATGTCACCGGCAATGTCACCCGCTCCGGGCGCTACCTGTACCAGAGCGGGTTCACGGCCCTCGATTACCTGGGACAGGCCGGCGGTCCGAGTATGTACGGCAGCACGACCAAGTTCAAGGTGCGGCGCAGCGACGGCCGTACGGTCGAGGTGTCCGCCACCGACCGTCTGTATCCCGGCGACATGCTGTACATCCCGGAAAAAGTACGCTGGCTCGACCGCACGCTGGCCCCGCTGATCTCACTGGTGGGTGTGCTGATCGCGGTCGCCGCAAGATAA
- a CDS encoding sigma-54 dependent transcriptional regulator: MQKETKALHVLVADDERSVLNTVVMYLRERGYLVEYAADGPSALKAVEENSPDVVLSDVKMPGMDGLTLLKKIKAVDDKIEVILISGFGDMDLVIQAQRAGAFDFIRKPIDFRDLDMALERTGKYHQLRWQKRQAAEQIGLMEKSSALSGEIDNIIGDSAPIGHIKNLIRKVAQTDRTTVLITGETGTGKELVARAIHRLSGRAEHPFIPVNCTSLTHGLAESELFGHEPGAFTGARGRKAGFFELADKGTIFLDEIGDMEPSLQSRLLRVLENYSFFRVGGKREIRVDVRVVAATNRDLHELSREGSFRLDLLHRLEVFTIQTPCLRTIPTDIKNLCASMIRFFNRELKKNIQGISPAVLEMLKVYSFPGNIRELRNMIERAMILANTQQLTPEDFPNLQDRHAWQAPTSSKVEVELMPLEDMERMLLKRALEKAGGVKLRAAEILGISRESLRRRMEKYGFQD; encoded by the coding sequence ATGCAGAAGGAAACGAAAGCTTTGCATGTCCTGGTGGCGGACGATGAAAGATCGGTCCTGAACACGGTGGTCATGTACCTGCGGGAGCGGGGCTACCTGGTGGAATACGCCGCGGACGGGCCGAGCGCTCTGAAAGCGGTGGAGGAAAATTCGCCGGACGTGGTCTTGTCGGATGTCAAGATGCCGGGCATGGACGGACTTACCCTGCTGAAGAAAATCAAGGCCGTGGACGACAAGATCGAGGTCATCCTGATCAGCGGGTTCGGGGACATGGACCTGGTGATCCAGGCCCAGCGCGCCGGGGCTTTCGATTTCATCCGCAAGCCCATCGATTTCCGCGACCTCGACATGGCCCTGGAGCGCACTGGCAAATACCATCAGTTGCGCTGGCAGAAACGTCAGGCCGCCGAGCAGATCGGCCTGATGGAAAAGAGCTCGGCCCTGAGCGGAGAGATCGACAACATCATCGGCGACAGCGCCCCGATAGGCCACATCAAGAACCTGATCCGCAAAGTGGCCCAGACCGACCGCACCACGGTGCTGATCACCGGCGAGACCGGTACGGGCAAGGAGCTGGTCGCCCGGGCGATCCACCGCCTGAGCGGACGGGCCGAGCACCCGTTCATCCCGGTCAACTGCACCAGCCTGACCCACGGCCTGGCCGAAAGCGAGCTGTTCGGGCACGAGCCGGGGGCGTTCACCGGGGCGCGGGGGCGCAAGGCCGGGTTCTTCGAGCTGGCCGACAAGGGCACCATTTTCCTGGACGAGATCGGGGACATGGAGCCCAGCCTGCAGAGCCGCCTTCTGCGCGTGCTCGAAAACTACAGTTTCTTCCGGGTGGGCGGCAAGCGCGAGATACGAGTGGACGTGCGGGTGGTGGCCGCCACCAACCGCGACCTGCACGAGCTGTCGCGCGAGGGCTCGTTCCGCCTCGACCTGCTCCACCGTCTCGAGGTGTTCACCATCCAAACCCCCTGCCTCAGGACCATCCCCACGGACATCAAGAACCTCTGCGCCTCGATGATCCGCTTTTTCAACCGCGAGCTGAAAAAGAACATCCAGGGCATCTCGCCGGCCGTACTCGAAATGCTGAAAGTCTACAGCTTCCCGGGCAATATCCGCGAGCTGCGCAACATGATCGAGCGGGCCATGATCCTGGCCAACACCCAGCAGCTCACCCCGGAGGATTTCCCCAACCTTCAGGACAGGCACGCCTGGCAGGCCCCCACTTCGAGCAAGGTCGAGGTGGAGCTGATGCCTCTGGAGGACATGGAGCGCATGCTGCTGAAGCGGGCGCTGGAAAAAGCCGGGGGCGTGAAACTGCGCGCTGCGGAGATACTGGGGATCAGCCGGGAATCCCTGCGGCGCAGGATGGAGAAATACGGGTTCCAGGACTGA
- a CDS encoding hybrid sensor histidine kinase/response regulator → MKVLIVDDDKNIRGMLGSFLAKVGWTVVAAGSPDEAQGLCDDSVDVVISDIRMENQSGADLLAGIRETYPCLEVILMSGYDEAREMIERMGLKAFAYLKKPFDLAELNRLLLAAVRQRDKALLELRLGESKTGFGSGAADDGAREGLPPLDILPLPLLTLNADLEVTACNRPAAALFSRTPEEMSGRRFCQLVRMGQSCRTGKPGAAAGDCPLYAADSQGEPCVRCGADAFYFVPDSTSGVTLRALCRQLGAQADNQRLLLLEDITNQSEADFREELITRRMVMGEISAVFSHEFNQPLNAISSYLQLLKYRLDEGREIKPEELAVMCQEMLSEVGRINCMIQMARESAAQRREGAPLEAINLRNHYFRFIGLLRGHILRRGIELEEEFPADLPLVAATPVGLGKVFECLLLNAIDAISAAKAAGSGTRGVIRVSAAPQEQEGRPGVRVRVEDNGVGIRPEIRDRLFEPFFSGNDKTARPGLGLTIASGILHGFEGRIELDTEQREGACMSFWLPLPGNENAAG, encoded by the coding sequence ATGAAAGTCCTGATCGTGGACGATGACAAAAATATCCGTGGCATGCTGGGCTCATTTCTGGCCAAAGTCGGCTGGACAGTGGTCGCCGCGGGCAGCCCGGATGAGGCGCAGGGGCTGTGCGATGACTCGGTGGATGTGGTCATCTCCGACATCCGGATGGAAAACCAGAGCGGCGCCGACCTTCTGGCCGGTATCCGCGAAACATATCCCTGCCTGGAAGTGATACTGATGAGCGGGTACGACGAGGCCCGCGAGATGATCGAGCGGATGGGGCTGAAAGCATTCGCCTACCTGAAAAAGCCTTTCGACCTGGCCGAGCTGAACCGCCTTCTGCTGGCCGCAGTGCGACAGCGTGACAAAGCCCTGCTCGAGCTGCGTCTCGGCGAAAGCAAGACCGGCTTCGGGAGCGGGGCCGCGGATGACGGCGCGCGGGAGGGACTCCCTCCGCTGGACATTCTGCCGCTGCCGTTGCTCACTCTCAACGCCGACCTGGAGGTGACCGCCTGCAACCGGCCCGCAGCGGCGCTGTTCAGTCGGACGCCGGAGGAGATGTCGGGCCGTAGGTTTTGCCAGCTCGTGCGGATGGGGCAGTCCTGCCGGACCGGCAAACCCGGCGCGGCTGCGGGTGACTGCCCCCTGTACGCCGCCGACAGCCAGGGCGAGCCCTGCGTGCGCTGCGGAGCCGACGCGTTCTATTTTGTGCCGGACAGCACCTCCGGGGTGACCCTGCGCGCGCTCTGCCGACAGTTGGGAGCGCAGGCGGACAACCAGCGCCTGCTGCTGCTCGAGGACATCACCAACCAGAGCGAGGCGGATTTCCGCGAGGAACTGATCACCCGGCGGATGGTCATGGGCGAGATATCGGCGGTATTCTCGCACGAGTTCAACCAGCCGCTGAACGCCATTTCATCTTACCTTCAGCTGTTGAAATACCGCCTGGACGAGGGACGCGAAATCAAGCCGGAGGAGCTGGCCGTGATGTGCCAGGAGATGCTGTCTGAGGTCGGCCGGATAAACTGCATGATCCAGATGGCGCGCGAGTCAGCGGCACAGAGGCGGGAGGGCGCGCCCCTGGAGGCGATCAACCTGCGCAATCATTATTTCCGCTTCATCGGGCTGCTGCGCGGGCATATCCTGCGGCGCGGGATTGAGCTGGAGGAGGAGTTCCCGGCCGATCTGCCCCTGGTGGCGGCCACTCCGGTCGGTCTGGGTAAAGTGTTCGAGTGCCTTCTGCTCAATGCGATAGATGCGATAAGCGCCGCCAAGGCGGCCGGCTCCGGAACGCGGGGCGTGATCAGGGTCAGCGCCGCTCCGCAGGAACAGGAGGGACGGCCGGGAGTCAGGGTGCGGGTCGAGGACAACGGCGTGGGAATCCGGCCCGAAATACGTGACAGACTGTTCGAACCGTTTTTCTCCGGCAACGATAAAACAGCGCGGCCGGGACTTGGCCTGACCATAGCGAGCGGAATTCTGCACGGCTTCGAGGGACGAATCGAGCTCGACACGGAGCAACGGGAGGGCGCCTGCATGTCTTTCTGGCTCCCGTTGCCGGGCAACGAGAATGCTGCAGGATGA